Part of the Anaerobacillus alkaliphilus genome, CTTACGATACAATTTATCTTTCTCAAGTTCTAAATGGTCTATCACCTTTTGGTCCATTGTCTTCACATGGTTATCAGAACCTTCACTAGCAATACAAATCGTTCCTCCATTATGCGGACAAGCTGTGCAAGCATCATCCAAAGTCGCAACGACTCTAATAGGAAAATCCTTCTCATCATCCCTTATATCTTCAACAATTGAACCCATTTTCAAAACAAACTCGGGGCTATACCCCATTCCTTGAAAGCCATGAACACACAATAAATGGTGTCCGCGTAACGTCCGCTCCATATTTCCTCCTCATTACTCTATAAAACTTCTATTAGATTATTACTTTATAGTTCGTTGCTATTATAAAAAATCCTTCTTATTTTTCCGAAACTTAAGAAAGCTTAGGATTTGCTCCTAAGCTTTCTTAAATTTATAAAGACTATATATTAATGAAGTTTCTATTACTTACTGTTTTTAAAATTATTTTTAGCCATTTGGATCATTTCCTTGACCATACTACCACCAATTTGACCACCAACATGACCAGCCTCTTTAGAAGTTAATGTACCGTTATACCCCTTTTTTAGTGGAACATTCAATTCTCTTGCTACCTCAAATTTAACGTCATCAGGTGAGTTAGGATCAACGGCGTACCCTTTCTTCGCCATGACCTCGCCTTTAAGCTGGGTTACTCCTTGTGCAGCTTCAGGAACAAGAAGTTTTCGTCTTCTTTTGGCCATTATTCCACCTCTTCAAAATCAGTATAGAAAACTGGATTTATTAAAGACGAAGTAGTAAAGTCAAGTTCCTCAATATCATGTCCGTTGGCATAAATCTTAATTTCCTGTTCAATTTTATGAAGATCGTCTTCAATAAGATGAGGTGACTGATTACTGCTATTTACTTCTTCAAGTTGACTTTTAAGCATTTTGCGAGTTTCTGTTAAAACGTATAATCGTTCTAATTTTTCAAAGTAAGTCAAAGATTGCTGTTCCATTGGTAACCTCCAAGGCTTTTATTTTTAGTTTGTACCAATGTGTCACACTTATTCTAGCCAAGATCTCAAATAGTGGGAACTTTCTTTCTTTTCGTTCACAGCAATTCTATTCTACTTTAAAAACTGGTTTGCAAAATAACTTGGGTTTAAATACTCACCAGTTGCATTTTTGATTTTATCATTCCAGTGTAATGAGGCCCCATACTTAAAAAAGTTTTCTATTAAATACTCCCCTACTTTTGGAGTAAATAAGTCAGAAGAGATATGGTGGGCGATATGATGGTGAAGTTGGGATGCGGTTAACTCTCCTAGTAGATAGTCTTGATAGGATACTGGAGCTAAGGAAAAATGCATTTTGGAAGCCCAATCTGGAGCATTTGTATTTTCAGGTGGTGTTACATATTGAATTTCTTTTACAAGTTTCCACCATAGTTTATTTAAATCCTGATCAGGATTTTCATACATTGCTTTTTCAAAAAACGTGAATGTGATCATCCATCTCGCTGAAACTAACATTTGCCGTTGGAGCATTTTTTTAGTTGCTAAAGACTCTTCCTTCATCTCGTTGCCTTCTATTTCTAAAAAACGATCTTGCCATTCTAAAGTTTTATTCATCCGTCCAAAAAACAAAGCAATTGCTTCTGTTGTCAGAGAATGTGAATGAAAACGCAAAATGAAAGGTAGGTCTTTATCAATGTATTTAAAATAAGCAGCATGTCCAAATTCGTGTAAGAGAGCCGTTACCCAAAACATGCTTTCATCAAGGTTAACTAAAACCCTTATATCGCCTTTCCGGTCAACATTTGTACAAAAA contains:
- a CDS encoding DUF1284 domain-containing protein → MERTLRGHHLLCVHGFQGMGYSPEFVLKMGSIVEDIRDDEKDFPIRVVATLDDACTACPHNGGTICIASEGSDNHVKTMDQKVIDHLELEKDKLYRKSELIELTVNKVQPDDLDYLCKDCSWLPYGVCKAGIEKLKKKQE
- a CDS encoding alpha/beta-type small acid-soluble spore protein; this translates as MAKRRRKLLVPEAAQGVTQLKGEVMAKKGYAVDPNSPDDVKFEVARELNVPLKKGYNGTLTSKEAGHVGGQIGGSMVKEMIQMAKNNFKNSK